A section of the Castanea sativa cultivar Marrone di Chiusa Pesio chromosome 12, ASM4071231v1 genome encodes:
- the LOC142620356 gene encoding uncharacterized protein LOC142620356, with protein sequence MRWPHMRADQVRGLSLREIGGGFARHCRAPSIRAASYAIAKPSTMVQKMQNTKRLRGHRNAVYCAMFDRSGRYVVTGSDDRLVKIWSMETAYCLANCRGHEGDITDLAVSSNNALVASSSNDCSIRVWRLPDGFPISVLKGHTGAVTAIAFSPKPNSIYNLLSSFDDGTRRIWDARYSQFSPRIYVPRPSDSLAGKNNGPSSSSVPPSHQIFCCAFNSNGTVFVTGSSDTLARVWNACKPNAEDSDQPNHEIDVLSGHENDVNYVQFSGCAVASKFTMSDTSKEENIPKFRNSWFTHDNIVTCSCDGSAIIWIPRSRRSHGKSGRWTRAYHLKVPPPPMPPQPP encoded by the exons ATGCGATGGCCTCATATGAGAGCCGATCAAGTTCGTGGGCTAAGTTTGAGGGAAATTGGGGGTGGTTTTGCAAGACATTGTCGTGCCCCTTCGATTCGTGCAGCAAGTTATGCCATTGCAAAACCGTCTACCATGGTACAGAAGATGCAAAATACCAAGAGACTAAGGGGACACAGGAATGCTGTATATTGTG CAATGTTTGATCGCTCTGGGAGATATGTTGTTACTGGTTCAGATGATCGTCTTGTTAAAATCTGGTCAATGGAAACTGCATATTGTTTGGCCAATTGCCGTGGACATGAA GGTGATATCACTGATTTGGCTGTGAGTTCCAACAATGCTTTGGTGGCATCGTCTTCAAATGACTGTAGCATTCGAGTT TGGCGTTTGCCTGATGGGTTCCCAATCTCAGTCCTGAAGGGGCATACTGGAGCTGTTACTGCTATTGCATTTAGCCCCAAACCTAACTCTATTTACAACCTTCTATC GTCATTTGATGATGGAACACGTAGGATATGGGATGCTAGGTATTCCCAGTTCAGTCCAAGGATATATGTTCCAAGGCCTTCAGATTCTCTAGCTG GAAAGAACAATGGTCCATCCTCAAGTAGTGTTCCTCCGAgccatcaaattttttgttgtgcATTTAATTCTAATGGAACCGTATTTGTTACCGGCAGCTCTGACACTCTTGCCAGG GTGTGGAATGCTTGTAAACCAAATGCAGAAGACTCGGACCAACCAAATCATGAGATAGATGTGTTATCTGGCCATGAGAATGATGTCAATTATGTGCAATTTAG TGGGTGTGCTGTAGCATCTAAATTTACTATGTCTGATACCTCAAAAGAAGAGAATATTCCAAAATTTAGGAATTCCTG GTTCACTCACGACAACATAGTTACCTGTTCTTGTGATGGCAGTGCAATTATTTGGATTCCCAGATCACGTAGATCACAT GGGAAATCTGGCCGTTGGACAAGAGCTTATCATCTCAAAGTTCCACCTCCACCAATGCCTCCTCAACCTCCATGA